Proteins encoded by one window of Chloroflexaceae bacterium:
- a CDS encoding RNA-binding protein: protein MQVKLFVGNLAWSVDDQMLEGVFSQHGDVQSARVIYDRDTGRSRGFGFVEMDVEDVSSVIRATDGLSVAGRPIRVNEAEDKGGFRGPRRDSGERGGYSGPRRY, encoded by the coding sequence ATGCAAGTGAAGCTCTTTGTCGGCAACCTGGCCTGGAGCGTTGATGATCAAATGCTGGAGGGCGTGTTCAGCCAGCATGGCGATGTCCAGAGCGCGCGCGTCATTTATGATCGCGACACCGGCCGCTCGCGCGGGTTCGGGTTTGTCGAAATGGACGTTGAGGATGTGTCGTCTGTGATCCGTGCGACCGATGGCCTGTCCGTGGCTGGCCGGCCAATCCGTGTCAACGAAGCCGAAGACAAGGGCGGTTTCCGCGGTCCCCGCCGTGACAGCGGCGAACGCGGCGGGTATAGTGGCCCACGACGGTACTAG
- a CDS encoding ligase-associated DNA damage response exonuclease: MYETLLQLAPQGLYCPPGDFFVDPWQPVPRAVVTHAHSDHARPGMRAYLTVREGEATLRARVGPDASIQTLAYGEPLRVNGVELSLYPAGHILGAAQVRVAYRGEVWVVSGDYKTEADPTCVPFEPVRCHTFVTEATFGLPIYRWRPQAEVFAGIHRWWRANQEAGRASLLFAYALGKAQRILAGLDPSIGPIFCHGAVERFNGVYRAAGVALPPAAYTGAAGREVDWSRALIIAPPAAQASAWTRRFGEVSTAFVSGWMRIRGARRRRAVDRGFVLSDHADWPGLLAAIAATGAERVWVTHGYSAVLARWLAEQGLDARAIATRFEGEQGAAMGEEG; this comes from the coding sequence ATGTATGAGACGCTGCTCCAACTGGCTCCGCAGGGGCTATACTGCCCGCCGGGCGATTTTTTCGTTGACCCCTGGCAACCGGTGCCTCGCGCGGTCGTTACCCATGCCCATAGCGATCACGCCCGTCCCGGTATGCGGGCGTATCTGACCGTCCGCGAGGGTGAGGCGACACTCCGCGCCCGCGTTGGCCCTGATGCCTCCATCCAGACGCTGGCCTACGGCGAGCCGCTGCGCGTGAATGGCGTAGAACTGTCGCTGTACCCTGCCGGGCACATCCTCGGCGCGGCTCAGGTGCGTGTCGCCTATCGAGGCGAGGTATGGGTCGTCTCTGGTGATTACAAGACCGAAGCCGATCCCACCTGCGTCCCGTTTGAGCCGGTGCGTTGCCACACTTTCGTTACCGAAGCGACCTTTGGCCTGCCGATCTACCGCTGGCGTCCTCAGGCCGAGGTTTTTGCCGGCATTCATAGGTGGTGGCGGGCGAATCAGGAGGCCGGGCGCGCCAGCCTGCTGTTTGCCTATGCACTGGGCAAAGCCCAGCGCATCCTGGCGGGCCTCGATCCTTCGATTGGCCCCATTTTCTGCCACGGGGCAGTTGAACGCTTCAACGGCGTCTATCGCGCCGCCGGGGTCGCCCTGCCACCTGCCGCCTACACCGGCGCAGCCGGGCGTGAGGTAGACTGGTCTCGCGCCCTGATTATCGCGCCGCCCGCGGCGCAAGCGAGCGCCTGGACGCGCCGCTTCGGCGAAGTTTCGACCGCCTTCGTCTCGGGATGGATGCGAATTCGCGGGGCGCGCCGCCGGCGCGCCGTGGATCGCGGCTTCGTGCTGTCCGACCACGCCGACTGGCCCGGTCTGCTCGCCGCGATCGCGGCCACCGGCGCCGAGCGGGTGTGGGTGACCCACGGCTACAGCGCCGTGCTGGCCCGCTGGCTGGCAGAGCAAGGACTTGACGCCCGCGCGATCGCCACGCGCTTCGAGGGCGAGCAGGGCGCAGCAATGGGTGAGGAGGGGTGA
- a CDS encoding ATP-dependent DNA ligase: MRAFAELYAALDETTRTNEKVAALARYFAAAPADDAAWALYFLSGRKPRQVISSRRLSEWAIEAAGVPAWLFGECYDAVGDFAETVALLLADTPLASATGAPAGLAFWIEERLLPLREADEATQRAAVLRAWSELDQPQRFLWNKLITGGFRVGVSQRLVVRALAQVSGVEDTVIAHRLMGDWTPSADWYRSLLAVEQADADASRPYPFFLAHPLEDDPVSLGAPEEWQAEWKWDGIRAQLIRRERHCFLWSRGEELITERFPELVAAAARLPDGTVLDGEVLPFRDGAVLPFSQLQRRIGRKQLTRKILAEVPAALFAYDLLEAEGHDLRGAPLHERRARLEQILDSGDDAIRLSPLVAGSTWEELAAARERSREVNAEGLMLKRRASPYRVGRVRGDWWKWKVAPYTVDAVLIYAQRGSGKRASLYTDYTFGVWDGDALVPFAKAYSGLTDAEIREVDAFVRRNTVEQFGPVRTVRPELVFELAFEGLQPSTRHKAGIAVRFPRILRWRRDKPPREADTLDAVRAMVREG, from the coding sequence ATGCGCGCTTTTGCCGAATTGTATGCCGCGCTGGACGAGACGACACGGACCAATGAGAAGGTCGCCGCTTTGGCGCGCTACTTTGCCGCCGCGCCAGCGGACGATGCAGCGTGGGCGCTCTACTTTCTTAGCGGGCGCAAGCCGCGCCAGGTGATCAGCTCGCGCCGTCTGAGCGAGTGGGCGATCGAGGCTGCCGGCGTGCCTGCCTGGCTCTTCGGGGAGTGTTACGACGCAGTGGGCGATTTTGCCGAGACTGTGGCCCTCCTGCTGGCCGATACACCGCTGGCGTCTGCCACGGGCGCGCCCGCCGGGCTGGCCTTCTGGATCGAGGAGCGCCTGCTGCCTCTCCGCGAGGCGGATGAGGCCACCCAGCGGGCGGCAGTATTGCGGGCCTGGTCCGAACTCGACCAGCCGCAGCGGTTCTTGTGGAACAAGCTGATCACCGGCGGCTTTCGCGTGGGGGTGTCGCAGCGGCTGGTGGTTCGCGCCCTGGCCCAGGTAAGCGGCGTGGAGGATACCGTGATCGCCCACCGTCTGATGGGCGACTGGACGCCGTCAGCGGACTGGTACCGCAGCCTGCTCGCCGTTGAACAGGCCGACGCCGATGCGAGCCGGCCCTACCCCTTCTTCCTGGCCCATCCGCTGGAGGATGACCCGGTCAGCCTGGGGGCGCCCGAGGAGTGGCAGGCCGAGTGGAAGTGGGACGGCATCCGCGCCCAGCTCATCCGCCGCGAAAGGCACTGCTTTCTCTGGTCGCGCGGCGAGGAGTTGATCACTGAACGTTTTCCCGAGCTGGTCGCGGCGGCCGCGCGTCTCCCCGATGGCACAGTGCTCGACGGCGAGGTATTGCCCTTCCGCGACGGGGCCGTGCTGCCCTTCAGCCAGTTGCAGCGCCGCATCGGGCGCAAGCAGCTCACCCGCAAGATCCTTGCCGAGGTTCCGGCGGCGCTGTTTGCCTACGACCTGCTGGAGGCAGAGGGCCACGACCTGCGCGGCGCGCCGTTGCACGAGCGCCGTGCGCGGCTCGAACAGATCCTTGATTCCGGCGACGATGCCATTCGCCTTTCGCCCCTGGTGGCGGGGAGCACCTGGGAAGAACTGGCCGCGGCGCGGGAGCGCAGCCGCGAAGTGAATGCCGAGGGGCTGATGCTCAAGCGTCGCGCCTCGCCTTACCGGGTCGGGCGGGTGCGGGGCGATTGGTGGAAGTGGAAGGTGGCGCCGTACACAGTGGACGCGGTGCTGATCTATGCCCAGCGCGGCAGCGGCAAACGGGCCAGTCTCTACACCGATTACACCTTCGGGGTGTGGGACGGGGATGCGCTCGTGCCCTTCGCCAAGGCCTACTCCGGACTGACCGACGCCGAGATCCGCGAGGTGGACGCCTTCGTGCGCCGCAACACCGTCGAGCAGTTTGGACCGGTACGAACGGTGCGCCCGGAGCTGGTGTTTGAACTGGCCTTCGAGGGGCTACAGCCATCAACGCGCCACAAAGCGGGCATCGCGGTGCGTTTCCCGCGCATCCTGCGCTGGCGCCGCGATAAACCGCCGCGTGAAGCCGACACCCTGGACGCGGTGAGGGCGATGGTGAGGGAGGGGTGA
- a CDS encoding heterodisulfide reductase-related iron-sulfur binding cluster — protein sequence MQQEQVIALREIYWNIPQPYGSLFLYSLIIVTTVVMSWGIIRDISRWRKGRPDPRLDQIPSRAAEFLVQLFGQKKVLRDRRPGSMHALIFFGFLALFIGTDIIAVEEDFTVPLMGEEAGKILVGGFYQAYELILDTLGLVFVLGLLWATLRRYQRKEPRLDSRRTDAWVLAVLLFLGIGGFLIEGLRIANQCWPSHEQCLTYTYEQSWALLSFVGFGLAGLFRAIGLGDGNPVALGLHQALWFTHAGATAAFIATLPFSKFKHIFYTPLNTFFRDTTPQGALDPIPDLEAEIEKDEPRLGIATLADLSWKQRLDLDACMRCGRCQANCPAHASGADLSPKYIITKLHDLMREEPIRFKDGTVKLVKDLEAGEEHGKRNGNGNGHAAIDVETVPLYGNLFTENELWSCTTCYACVYECPAMIEHVDDIVGARRHLTMIASEVPAGVKRVLEGIERAGNPWRLPQRERTAWAEGLHVPVMAEKEEAEVLYWVGCAPSYDERSKRVARAFVQLMQLAGVDFAILGEEETCNGDPARRMGEELLYQSQVQQNIETMKQYRFKRVVTTCPHCFNTIKNEYPQFGGGAGTEYEVVHHTQLLDELVKSGKLKPLQPINQTVVYHDPCYIGRYNDVFEPPRQVLQSIPGIKLVEAPERNRERAMCCGGGGGNVWLEGWGKEQVNYLRLEQLVQNQPQTLAMSCPFCMVMFEDAAKNTGRDETLQRRDIAELLLEAVKKAP from the coding sequence ATGCAGCAAGAGCAAGTCATTGCGCTCCGCGAAATCTACTGGAACATCCCCCAACCCTACGGTTCGCTCTTCCTCTACAGTCTCATCATCGTCACCACGGTCGTGATGTCCTGGGGCATTATCCGCGACATTAGCCGCTGGCGCAAAGGACGTCCAGATCCCCGGCTCGACCAGATCCCCTCCCGCGCGGCGGAGTTTCTGGTGCAACTCTTTGGCCAGAAGAAGGTGCTGCGCGACCGCCGGCCCGGCTCGATGCACGCGCTGATCTTCTTCGGCTTCCTGGCGCTCTTCATCGGCACGGATATCATCGCCGTGGAAGAGGATTTTACCGTTCCGCTGATGGGTGAAGAAGCAGGCAAGATCCTGGTTGGCGGTTTCTACCAGGCGTATGAACTTATTCTCGACACCCTGGGCCTGGTCTTCGTCCTGGGGCTGCTCTGGGCGACCCTGCGGCGCTACCAGCGCAAGGAACCCCGCCTCGACAGCCGCCGCACCGACGCCTGGGTGCTCGCGGTGCTGCTCTTTCTCGGCATTGGCGGGTTCCTGATCGAAGGGCTGCGCATCGCCAACCAGTGCTGGCCCAGCCACGAGCAGTGTCTGACTTACACCTACGAGCAGAGCTGGGCGCTCCTGTCCTTCGTAGGCTTCGGCCTGGCAGGGTTGTTCCGCGCTATCGGTCTGGGCGACGGCAATCCCGTGGCCCTGGGGTTGCATCAGGCGCTCTGGTTCACCCACGCCGGCGCCACCGCCGCTTTCATCGCCACTCTGCCGTTCAGCAAGTTCAAACACATCTTCTATACGCCCCTCAATACCTTCTTCCGCGACACCACCCCCCAGGGCGCCCTCGACCCCATCCCTGACCTGGAGGCGGAGATCGAGAAGGACGAGCCGCGCCTGGGTATCGCCACCCTCGCCGACCTGAGCTGGAAGCAGCGCCTCGACCTGGATGCCTGTATGCGCTGCGGGCGCTGCCAGGCCAATTGCCCGGCTCACGCCTCCGGCGCCGACCTGTCGCCGAAGTATATTATCACCAAGCTGCACGACCTGATGCGCGAGGAGCCGATCCGCTTCAAGGACGGCACGGTCAAGCTGGTCAAGGATCTGGAGGCCGGCGAAGAGCACGGGAAGCGCAACGGGAACGGCAATGGCCACGCCGCGATTGACGTGGAAACCGTGCCGCTCTATGGCAATCTGTTCACCGAGAATGAACTCTGGAGCTGCACCACCTGCTATGCCTGCGTCTACGAGTGCCCGGCGATGATCGAGCACGTGGACGATATCGTGGGCGCCCGGCGCCATCTGACGATGATTGCCAGCGAGGTGCCCGCCGGGGTCAAACGGGTGCTTGAAGGCATCGAGCGGGCCGGCAACCCCTGGCGTCTGCCCCAGCGCGAGCGCACCGCCTGGGCCGAGGGGCTTCACGTGCCGGTGATGGCCGAAAAGGAAGAGGCCGAAGTGCTCTACTGGGTCGGTTGCGCCCCCAGCTACGACGAGCGTAGCAAGCGCGTCGCTCGCGCCTTCGTTCAGCTCATGCAACTGGCAGGCGTGGATTTCGCCATCCTCGGTGAAGAAGAGACCTGCAACGGCGACCCGGCCCGGCGTATGGGCGAGGAACTGCTCTACCAGTCCCAGGTGCAGCAGAACATCGAGACGATGAAGCAGTACCGCTTCAAACGCGTCGTGACGACCTGCCCCCACTGCTTCAACACCATCAAGAACGAGTATCCCCAGTTCGGCGGCGGGGCCGGCACGGAGTATGAAGTCGTGCACCACACCCAGTTGCTCGATGAACTGGTGAAGAGCGGCAAACTCAAACCGCTTCAGCCAATCAACCAGACCGTGGTCTACCACGACCCGTGCTACATCGGGCGCTACAATGATGTGTTCGAACCACCCCGCCAGGTATTGCAGAGCATTCCCGGCATCAAGCTGGTCGAAGCGCCGGAGCGCAACCGCGAGCGGGCGATGTGCTGCGGCGGCGGCGGCGGGAACGTCTGGTTGGAGGGCTGGGGCAAGGAGCAGGTCAATTACCTCCGTCTGGAGCAACTGGTCCAGAACCAGCCCCAGACGCTGGCGATGAGCTGCCCCTTCTGCATGGTGATGTTTGAGGACGCCGCCAAAAATACCGGCCGCGACGAAACCCTGCAACGCCGCGACATCGCTGAGTTGCTGCTGGAGGCGGTGAAGAAAGCCCCGTAG